In one Catenulispora sp. EB89 genomic region, the following are encoded:
- a CDS encoding winged helix-turn-helix domain-containing protein: MRVLVVEDDPELAPELVRGLRAAGFAVDLAGDLAEADLKLAVNAYDCLVADRTLPDGDALTLLAARRQAGSTLPVLLLTALDAVSDRVAGFEHGADDYLGKPFAFAELTARVRALCRREQPARPAEMRVADLELDFPRRRVRRDGVLLTLTAKEFAVLEVLMLRAGEVVTRTELIERCWDEQADPMSNVVDVLIGQLRRRLGPPDLIETVRGAGYRLGDRVEDGLEDRVEGT, encoded by the coding sequence ATGCGCGTACTGGTGGTGGAGGACGACCCGGAGCTCGCCCCGGAGCTCGTGCGGGGGCTGCGGGCGGCGGGCTTCGCCGTCGACCTCGCCGGGGATCTGGCCGAGGCCGACCTCAAGCTCGCCGTCAACGCCTACGACTGTCTGGTCGCCGACCGCACGCTGCCCGACGGCGACGCGCTCACGCTCCTGGCCGCCCGGCGCCAGGCCGGCTCCACGCTTCCGGTGCTGCTGCTCACCGCGCTGGACGCGGTCAGCGACCGGGTGGCCGGCTTCGAGCACGGCGCCGACGACTACCTCGGCAAGCCGTTCGCGTTCGCCGAGCTCACCGCGCGGGTACGGGCGCTGTGCCGGCGCGAGCAGCCCGCGCGGCCCGCGGAAATGCGCGTCGCCGATCTTGAGCTGGACTTCCCGCGACGCCGGGTCCGGCGCGACGGCGTGCTGCTCACGCTGACCGCGAAGGAGTTCGCGGTGCTGGAGGTCCTGATGCTGCGGGCCGGCGAGGTGGTCACGCGGACCGAGCTCATCGAGCGCTGCTGGGACGAGCAGGCCGACCCGATGTCGAACGTCGTCGACGTCCTCATCGGGCAGCTGCGCCGCCGGCTCGGGCCGCCCGACCTCATCGAGACCGTGCGCGGCGCCGGATACCGCCTCGGGGATCGGGTCGAGGACGGGCTCGAGGACCGGGTCGAGGGCACGTGA
- a CDS encoding TetR/AcrR family transcriptional regulator, translating into MSSDAGSSDAGLPPTPSTSLRPRGRSTRDRPAKAPLSVDVVVDAALAILQSDGLDAVTMRRVATALDTGPSTLYVYVQGREGLLLAMLDRVLAGVELEPPDPARWRAQLHALLARTRAALTAHPGIAAMTLVESPTTPAVLDLVENLLGILLAGGIGAQDAAWACDVFVLLATGAAREDDVRYRGGGDEDGAGAGGLRARAERVRETFVGLPPERFPSLVAHAAQMVAGDRDERFRFAIDIALDGMLARKC; encoded by the coding sequence ATGTCCTCCGATGCCGGTTCCTCCGACGCCGGTCTGCCGCCGACGCCGTCGACGTCCTTGCGGCCCCGTGGCCGTTCGACGCGTGACCGTCCGGCCAAGGCGCCGTTGAGCGTCGACGTGGTCGTGGACGCGGCGCTGGCGATCCTGCAGTCCGACGGGTTGGACGCGGTGACGATGCGTCGGGTCGCGACCGCGCTGGATACGGGTCCTTCCACGCTCTACGTCTACGTCCAGGGGCGCGAGGGCTTGCTGCTGGCGATGTTGGACCGTGTACTGGCGGGCGTCGAGCTGGAGCCGCCGGACCCGGCGCGGTGGCGTGCGCAGCTGCATGCGCTGCTGGCTCGGACGCGCGCCGCTTTGACCGCGCATCCCGGGATCGCGGCGATGACCTTGGTCGAGTCGCCGACCACTCCGGCGGTGCTGGATCTGGTCGAGAACCTGCTGGGGATCCTGCTCGCCGGCGGCATCGGCGCTCAGGACGCGGCGTGGGCTTGCGACGTGTTCGTGTTGCTGGCGACCGGCGCTGCTCGTGAGGACGATGTGCGCTATCGCGGTGGTGGTGACGAGGACGGTGCCGGTGCTGGTGGCCTTCGGGCGCGAGCCGAACGGGTTCGCGAGACCTTCGTGGGGCTGCCGCCGGAGCGGTTTCCGTCCCTGGTCGCGCACGCCGCCCAGATGGTCGCCGGAGACAGGGACGAGCGGTTTCGGTTCGCGATCGACATCGCGCTTGACGGAATGCTGGCGAGGAAGTGCTGA
- a CDS encoding LLM class flavin-dependent oxidoreductase has product MAPHRTVLFGLGLESDNHQVTDMHRHARSADEAGLDFFSIGDHPSLADRVDAYATLGYILGATKNLSGGVICTNLFSRPAPMLARTIAGLSTHSGGRAILVLGANGSWEEVDAFGIPRLSPGARIRALEEAIVLVRALTGGGDPVTVDGEFYPVKELMPTPTPTSPIWVGVGGPKGLAVAGRNADGWIPPYAADWRSTVVAEARPVIEEAAAEVGRKPDDIGTIYLTAGQITRDPVPPAQTRDDEDRWCGGDVRQWVDELTYAVLEGGATGFNYLVRPGDTHDDTTLRRWTDEVVPAVREAVAKG; this is encoded by the coding sequence ATGGCACCGCACCGCACAGTCCTCTTCGGCCTCGGCCTCGAGAGCGACAACCACCAGGTCACCGACATGCACCGGCACGCCCGCAGCGCCGACGAGGCGGGCCTGGACTTCTTCAGCATCGGCGACCACCCCTCCCTCGCCGACCGCGTCGACGCCTACGCCACGCTCGGCTACATCCTCGGCGCGACCAAGAACCTCAGCGGCGGCGTCATCTGCACGAACCTGTTCAGCCGCCCCGCCCCGATGCTGGCCCGCACCATCGCCGGCCTGTCCACGCACTCGGGCGGCCGCGCCATCCTCGTCCTCGGCGCGAACGGATCCTGGGAGGAAGTCGACGCCTTCGGCATCCCGCGCCTGTCGCCCGGAGCCCGCATCCGCGCGCTGGAAGAGGCGATCGTCCTCGTCCGCGCGCTCACCGGCGGCGGCGACCCGGTCACGGTCGACGGCGAGTTCTACCCCGTCAAGGAACTGATGCCGACGCCGACACCGACGTCGCCGATCTGGGTCGGCGTGGGCGGCCCGAAGGGCCTGGCCGTCGCCGGGCGCAACGCCGACGGCTGGATTCCGCCGTACGCCGCCGACTGGCGCAGCACGGTCGTCGCCGAGGCGCGACCGGTCATCGAGGAAGCGGCAGCCGAGGTCGGCCGCAAGCCCGACGACATCGGCACCATCTACCTCACGGCCGGGCAGATCACCCGCGACCCGGTCCCACCGGCGCAGACCCGCGACGACGAAGACCGCTGGTGCGGCGGCGACGTCCGGCAGTGGGTGGACGAGCTCACGTACGCCGTGCTGGAAGGCGGCGCCACCGGCTTCAACTACCTGGTCCGGCCCGGCGACACCCACGATGACACGACCCTGCGACGCTGGACGGACGAAGTCGTCCCCGCGGTGCGCGAAGCGGTCGCAAAAGGCTGA